The genomic stretch TTTTCTTCTCGCTCTTCAGCCGACAATTTTGCCTTTCCCAGACGTATGGATGCTTGAAGGCTGAATCCTTCAATTAGACTTAGGTTTGagcgccccccccccccccctctcccaCTTTTGGACCAAACCATTCTTATAAACCTAATATCCTTGGATCCTAGTTTCCTTGTGATAACATCTCTTGGGCTTATTTctttgattaaaataataatatgacgCCCTtacatattttttcatatagaaattttcaattaataatttatttacatactGATAaaaatttttctgaaaaatatacTCGGTGCAAAGTACTTTGAGGAGGCAGGTTATCTGATTCCTACTGGTTTGAGGGAATAGTGTCTCAAATATCAAATACTTAAATATGCAGCAAATGAACAGAAGATAGAATAAATGCAGGATGACACCAAGATGTTAACTTGTTGAATCCACAGGATACCAGCCCAATATTTAAGTAGAATGGCAGATATTTGCACAATACGATCACCTCCCCACATCTATTGACATTATTTCTAGAGTACCGTTAGAAATAGATGATACTTAATAAAAGACCATTTACCAAACTGTTTTTGATAAAATCGAAGAGACTTCCCTcattacaatcattattgcatggaccatggtccacacagatgATAAAATCGAAGAGACTTCCCTcattacaatcattattgcatggaccatggtccacacagctgtgtggaccaaaaataaaaagtacattatttttgtactgtaggtacattattttagggtacattatttttgtattgaaggtacattatattatcaaataatgtacctacagtacaaaaatatgTACCTCcggtacaaaaataatgtactttttatttttggtccacacagctgtgtggaccatggtccatgcaataatttgccccctCATTACTGATGggctcaaaatataatattagcaTGAATTATGATCCAAAACTAATTATAAGGCCCCAAATAAATTGGACATAGGGAGACCCATAATCAAAAGTCCATAAACCATAAATATAGCAAATAAGACCATAATATCATTTAAAACCCCCAAAACACATATTATAAtgattgggaaaaaaaatttaagtataaATTGGACAAAAAGCCCCAAAAACccaaaattaattaggcctacGATTTAAAGACAATCCAAAATAACTTAAATAATCAAAGAGGCCCAAATTAATAGATATGTAAGTGcttaaataaagaaagaaaataagccCAAGAGAGTTATCACAAGGAAACTAGGATCCAAGGATATTAGGTTTATAAGAATGGTTTGGTCCAAAAGtgggagaggggggggggggggggcgctCAAACCTAGTCTAATTGAATggtttagggtacattatttttgtattgaaggtacattatattatcaaataatgtacctacagtacaaaaataatgtacctccggtacaaaaataatgtactttttatttttggtccacacagctgtgtggaccatggtccatgcaataatttgccccctCATTACTGATGggctcaaaatataatattagcaTGAATTATGATCCAAAACTAATTATAAGGCCCCAAATAAATTGGACATAGGGAGACCCATAATCAAAAGTCCATAAACCATAAATATAGCAAATAAGACCATAATATCATTTAAAACCCCCAAAACACATATTATAAtgattgggaaaaaaaatttaagtataaATTGGACAAAAAGCCCCAAAAACccaaaattaattaggcctacGATTTAAAGACAATCCAAAATAACTTAAATAATCAAAGAGGCCCAAATTAATAGATATGTAAGTGcttaaataaagaaagaaaataagccCAAGAGATGTTATCACAAGGAAACTAGGATCCAAGGATATTAGGTTTATAAGAATGGTTGGTCCAAAAGtgggagagggggggggggggggcgctCAAACCTAGTCTAATTGAAGGATTCAGCCTTCAAGCATCCATACGTCTGGGAAAGGCAAAATTGTCGGCTGAAGAGCGAGAAGAAAAAAACGCAGAGTTCGTCGACAGAGAGGGAGCTGTTGCTGCCATGACCATCGCCAAAGGGCCCAAAGggcccatttttatttttttcgacCTAGAAATCTGAAAGCGGTCTCTATCAAGAGTAGCACACAACATAAAccttatataataaaaaaggtCCATTTTTTGACCTTAGGAGTTACGATCTGCCCCTTTTTTCTAACCAACAAAGCTAAAATAATTCATCAAATTAAGAGAGAAAAAATGAAACACATACCGGTGGTCAAAAAGAAGCAGCTCTCTACCGTCCTTGTACGCGAAGCACCCGTCCTCAGCGATCACCTCTTCCGTCTGATTCTCCTCGTCGTCCTTATCCTTCCTCTTCAGCATGGCTCTACAAGAGAGAAATCAAGATACACAGACTCAGAAATCGAACATTCACACCAATGATTGTTAGTTTCCTAGAAAATCAGAGTTAACACAAAATTCTTCTATTtgctaccaaaaaaaaaaaaaaaagaaaaaaaagaagctatgTCACTGTGAAGTTCCGGGCAAGCGCACCGACCGGTCCCAATCTAAGTACGAGCTCATCCACACCGTCCGATCCCACGAGGGCTCCGACGCCAATAGCTACAACTTCGTCTACCAAAGAGAAGACGAACAAGGCGTGGTCGGAGTTTCCCTGGCTTGGGAGCTCATGGCTGTCGTCGGCGACGCTCAAAGGACAAAGCACaatgcaaagggtaaaggaggtgaccaaagcatgaaaagataaaAACACCTCTGTTTTGGACGGTCAACTCACAGAAATTCTAAGGATGGACCAAAAGTGGCAATAACTAAATAAGATTGGTCGCAATgtagcaaaaattaatgaagtggactaaaattgacaatgccccaatgacagtaggacaaaaaatggaaatgacacATTAAAATAActgatttgtatatatacaaaggGGAAACCCGTATACAAAACTAAAATAGGAGAGTAatagaaaaagagtacaatcataggcttttatagcataatcttcaagattttaAGGATTTTTTGGACTATCCATTCATGTACATACACCCAGAGGTTGTCgctcctcccccccccccccccccccccccccccNNNNNNNNNNNNNNNNNNNNNNNNNNNNNNNNNNNNNNNNNNNNNNNNNNNNNNNNNNNNNNNNNNNNNNNNNNNNNNNNNNNNNNNNNNNNNNNNNNNNNNNNNNNNNNNNNNNNNNNNNNNNNNNNNNNNNNNNNNNNNNNNNNNNNNNNNNNNNNNNNNNNNNNNNNNNNNNNNNNNNNNNNNNNNNNNNNNNNNNNNNNNNNNNNNNNNNNNNNNNNNNNNNNNNNNNNNNNNNNNNNNNNNNNNNNNNNNNNNNNNNNNNNNNNNNNNNNNNNNNNNNNNNNNNNNNNNNNNNNNNNNNNNNNNNNNNNNNNNNNNNNNNNNNNNNNNNNNNNNNNNcccccccccccccccccctttccCCCCAAAACAATAACCTTCCAAGCATGTGCATCCcaattttatgaatatatttcTCAAAGGTGGTGGATGTAGGTAGGTactaaatgaataaattaaaactgTCATATTGTCACTAAAGTGAACTTTCTCAGCAATAATTTTGCCACTCTTTTGGTGTTCGTGTGGGTAAAAGAACTTAGGTTTAATATGCTTAGTAATGTTCCCCTTAATGTATCCACTAACCATATGTACAGCACATGTCATATTGTCCTCATACAAGAATACAAGATAGTGCACTGGAGTATCGTCTTTACATGAGAGACTGCACGAGCTATAGACATGATATATCAATGACCTCAGTCATACACACTATTGCGAGGCTCATATAAAGTAATGACCTATGAGTAATTAGTTGAGGTAGCAATTAGAGTCTGTTTAACGGACCTCAATGAAATAGTTGTAcctctaaatatatataatgcagaAACCATAAGATGATTCCTTAATAAAGATACATAGacaaatttcattattcatATATCCTTTGTTCATAAGGAATTCACTTAAATGGTTATACCACATTCTAATTGATTGCTTCAAACCATAAAATGACCTTGAAGTTTGATGCATCGTCTTGGGGTTATGAATGTTTTCGGGTATTCTCAAGTATATATTAGCATCTAGGGACCCATATAAATAACCGATCACTAAATTTATAAACTGcatatctaatttttttttttaactgccAGTGATATCAAGTAGCAGAGCAATGTGCCATCGATAGCAGGAGAATGTGTTTGTTCAAAATCAATTCCAGACCTCTATGTAAATCTCTAAGTTACTAATCTCGCTTTATATCTAATCACCTCATTATCTCCATTCTTCTTCCGTACGAACACCTACGTAGATTCTACTAGGATCACACTTCTTGAGGTAAGTACAGTGGAACcaaattattttctttcattaaGCGAGTTAAACTTTGCCTCAAGTGTCTCTTTTCACTTTGTGTTATTGATTTTGGTTCTGGATTCAGATTATCATATGAAATGTTACGAACAACTGCATAGGCAATTATGTCCTCAACCACGGTCAAATCTCTGATTATTTTGTGTCACAAAAATCTGATTTTACTATGAAAAATGTGTAAAATTGATCATAAATCCTCTTATGTTCTGCATTGATCAGATCAACTTATAATCAAGAAATGGAAGAACAAATCCTATTCCATCCTATACTTTATTTCAACCTCAAAACTTCCGACCACAAAGAATAATTCTCAATCTCCTCAACCTCAACCTGAAGACTCTGAAGCCTCTGACTTTCCATACACGACCACCAAACCTCGGCAAACTTCTGAAAGACTTCTTCCTGCTCAATTTTCTCCCACCAATTCTCCGGTTTTTCCCCACCTCTTCATCCACAAACCGATCTTCTGCTAGGGCGGACATCCCCATCTCTTGTTTCATAGAGCTCCAAGGATCGCCATGGATTTCATCGTCGGAATCGCTGCCCCACAGCGGAATAGCCTTGAAGACGGGCGATCCACTGTAATCACGAAGATATGCAGCCAAGCTTGTATGCTCCATGTCAAACAATCTCCTTAGAGATGTGCTCCCTTCCTTCATCAGATCCATCAAGCTGTTACTTCTCCGCGACTGGGAaaatgaagaaggagaagaagaagacggcATTGCTGCTGCAGATGATGAAGAAggggaagatgaagaagaaagataGAGCGATTTCTGGTACTCAATGATTCTTCTGATGCTTCTCTTTTCGGCTTCTTTTTCTGcagtttcttcttcttcggtgATCTCTGATGCCATCTTTCCCGGCCCCGAAAgtgttttctttaattttcggATATGCTATGAAAAACTagaatttatgaaaaatatatcaTAAATGTATTGAATATTTATCACAATTATGAAATTAGTATTCATTATACTATTtcaataaaagattaaaaactattagttaattttgacttatttttttgaaaaacaaactTCATTAAATCAAACGTTCAATACAAGGAAGAACAATAGAAAATCAAACTAAAGGACCAGGTTAAGAACGAACAGGAACAATAGAAAACCAAACTAAAGGACCAGGTTGAGAACGAGCAGCCCTAGCTAAAGCATGGGCAAGCTTATTCTCTGATCTAGGAATAAAACTAATAGACACTATTTCAAAGTGTCTTTGAATAACTTTGCAATCATTAATAATGCAACCTGCATAAGATAAATCTGTTGAAGACCCATTAATAAACTTGCATACCATTTGACAATCCGAGAAAACCATAATCCTCATACACCATTAATTTCGACTTATTTAGTCACTATCAACAGTTTTGGCTTATTTTTAATCACTATTAACAGTTTGACTGGGTTAAAAAATCACtattaagtgtttgattaattatattttgtaacaacttattactTCAAATTGctaaaattataaaaactaCTCAAAGTAGTTTTTTAtaagatttttgaaaaaatcgttTTGCATGTAATCGACTATTACCTAACAacttatttaccaaacatctttctacaatcagctaatgttatcaattattcaaactcactaacccaatcagctaacatctatttaccaaacacctcctaAAGTGCTTATTACttgtatatttaaattaaaaatatacggagtatcacttaattaatgtattatgtatactttaaaacaaaattatatactaaAAGATGCCAGTTTTTGACAGAAAGagaatattttaactaaaaagtgaaaatgacaatttttccctaatttatagtaatactccgtataatttattTCCCCCCTTAATTATTGGTGAATTCACTTTTTCATCCTTAATTATATTCTCAAAGTGGCTATTTTTTACTTAAACACATTAACTATTCAGGTAgactttcaaaatatttaaaaatgatatttttaaacATTGGGAAGATCATCAGTTAAATCTTTTAATACCATTGTCCTTTGAAATCAAGTGtataaaatagataaaaataaattcttcgAATTATCATTTCTAGACATGCAATTAGGATTCAGAAACGAGAATTGAGAGTGTGCATTTGAATTAAGCAAACAATAACATTAAAAGATTTAGTTAatatttacaaacaaaaacCTCTTATTTTAGAGTTTTGGATGTCGATTGTAAATAGTTGATGAATTTTGAGTAAAAATAGCCACTTCAAATATAATCGAGGATGAAGAGTCGATGTATTTATAATTGGGGGAGAAATGAAGCTATATAAGTGAAGGAAAAAAGTGTTAGTTTTGCATACTAAAAACTTATTGTATTGCTAAGCACCTTGAGAAAGTACTGTATTCAAAAAAAGAACTTATTGTATTTttagaaattgagaattgtGATTAAAGAATGTTTAAAGCCGGCAATGGAAAGTAGTAGTTGGAAAGAATGCTGATTCTATCAAGTGTAAATGACAAGGATGGAGTCTGGTATggaatttaataaattatttaattaatgaatattttcTGTGATTATTCTAATCAGGGTCCATCATATCGGACTAAATGATAAAAACTATGTTTCTTTCTTTGGTATTATGCTCTCAAAGCCCAACAAGTCAATATTGCTCTCACTAAGATTCAAACCCATATCATCTCACTTGATGGCATCATTTTATGCCccttgaccacaaagtcttttgtttaattatttgcaatttaaactttcaaaattaTGAGTAAaccatatattttcatatatactaaAATCACTCTATAATGTTATGATTTATACATAactataacattttttaaataagaattttttCATTGATTATTCATGGATTAATTGATCCAACCATgagttaataaaaatataagtaataattagaaatttttaaaaaacatctaATGTGATAATAATAAGCCAAGAAATGAATATTAAGAATTAAAGTtgaattttctaatatttgACACTtctttaatatgaaaatttaagGATGATACGACATTCAACTGTACCTTGGAGTAAAAAAATTCTGTAGAAAATATTGTTCATGTTATAATTAGAATGTCCGTTAGCTCAAATATGATGGATCATAAAGAAATTGCagagaaagagtagaaaaaagataaagaacaaGAAGGCCTGGGAGTGTTCGTCTCATTCATTTCATTCCAAAacaagattttatatatatatatatatatatatatatatatatatatatatatatatatataaggtaatAAAGGAATGCACTAATGGATAATAATTACATAGTTGTTAGAAACATTACAAAACTATATTATAATGTctacaataaatataatatttataacactcctcTTTGAAGATTATTTGACCACAATCATGCattgttaaaaacttgttaAGAAAACCATGGGTAAAAAACCTAAACAAGTAGCTGAGAAAAAGAGTGTAGTATAAGTAACGGGGGGTAAAAAACCTAAACAAGTAGCTGAGAAAAAGAGTGTAGTATAAGTAACGGGAatcaaacctgtgacctctcaggTAGGAGAGCCACAGCTATGCTGCTTAACCAGAAGGTCTTTGACAATATAGATATTTCTTTTAGCAAGTTGAATTGTAAAGTACGATATAGGTGCATAAGATACTATACAAGCTCTTCAACATCTTCCACCGCAATAAAATTTTTCGGGTTAAAAGGTTAAATTCTTGTATTAGAACATTAGGTAGTCTTCCTGATAAGTATTTGTGACACCCCATAATAATTTATTCCGGAATTGCCcttataaatatttttccaaGAGGAAATAATTCGTTATGGGCCTAATTTCCTTGAATGATTTCCTAGAATATCCTATCCTTAGCCCAATTCCTAATTAcgttccattatatatataggggcacgctctaatgagaacgggtgcctaggagagaaataagaacgatccacagccgtccacgtgtccagatcaatgaattagatgtaattttaaaaaaacggcacggtggcattttcgtaaatatctcgaactttggtgcaagtaaatgtgttataagtgcaagtaaatgtcTACCCGAGGCTTTTTAGGTCGAAACGACCTTTCTTGTATCTCTTCTGCTTAACCGCATCTTCCATATCAGCGTGCCGATTGGCTCTTTGGATCACATTAGCATAGGAAGATGGCCAGTCAATAGAGGTTGGTATAAAGCTTGCCCAACCTCAAGTTCTCCATGAATAGGATCAGTAAGGTGTTATCCTCCAAGTCATCCATCGTTTGAACTTCCTTTTGCTACCTAGTCAAGAACGCCCTTAGTGGCTCATTACGGTCTTGCTTGATCTCAGATAGGTACATGAAGTTCTTCTTAGGTTGTAAGTTGGCGGCATAGTTAGTTAAGAAAAGCTCGGCCAACTACTCGAAACTGTTCACCGAATGGTCGGGTAAACCCATGCACCATCTCTGGGTTGCGCCGATCAACGTGGTTAGGAAAGCCTTACACATCAGGGGTTCCTTAGCTCCAACGATCTGCATCCGAGCTTGGAAACTTATCAGATGCTCTTTAGGATCATCCGTCCCATCATAAGTAAAGTGCTCGGACAACTTGAACTTTGTCGGAGTCTTATAAGCCATGATTTCTCGAGAGAAGGGGTAAGCCTTTAGGAAGGACCGTGCATTGGCTTTCTTGCCATCCATTTGATCCTTAAAATCTTGGACTTGCTTAGCAAAGGCAGCCACCTCATCAAGAACTCGGCCCCGGCCAGCCGGGGATTCTCCACTACTCTCGTGCATTGATAGTTCCTTGGCCTGTCTCTATACTGCATCATATCTCCGCTCGCGCCTATTTCTAGGCTCATTCGGAGCGCCTTCTCTCTGTGTTTCACGCACATCCGGGTTTCTGACACCATACTCACCTTGATTGCCCAACCTGTTTAAAGCAGATCGTCGTGTATCCCTAGACTCGGACCGAGTTAAAGGTCGGCGAGAAGTTACCGATCTTTCCTGTGTCTCTGTTCGGATAGACCGAGATTGCTATGCATGATTCCTTTGAGGCCCTAGAGACGGGACTGGAGCCGCACCTCCCACAGGAGCTTGCACCTGACGGGCAGCCAACTCCCGATCATAGATGTCTACCACTCGATTTATTGCGTCTATGATTCCAGGCCCAACCAGCACGGGTGGTGGAGGGGGTAGAGGCACCTCCGCAGCTCGGCCATCTTCATTAACCGGGGCATGCTCTCGCTCTCTCTCACTTGGCTCACGAGAATTATGACGGCTAAGTTGTTCACGCAAGTCACCCGTACGGGGCCGGGTAAACTGCTCTCGCAGGTCCCGCCCCTGGGATACAGTTTGCCCTGCAGTAACATTCACTTGCACTTGAGGTTGCGTTCTACCATGATGACTCCTCGTGGTCACCATTGCTACGCACTTCGAACCTTCTCAGTCAGTTAGAACCACACGACCTTTTGATCGATCCCCACAaacggcgccaatgttggttttatcaaccacGGATGGTCGATCGGCATGCCAACACTACCGAAAAATTAACTAAGTGTTTGGCATGAAAATTGAGCACCGTTTCGGCTCTCTTGAATTATGAATTGCTTAGCCTTTCTCAAGACTTtacacccctatttatacaagttataagggatttctccctttggtaaccctaaactaccataaacaatttagtatttctttctttattacatttaggctagcTTTCTATATTTTGGTGATCTTCTTTCCTTATTCTGCGCATGAGATCCGTCCATAACCGCCATCGACTTTAGGAAACCTTCTAGTCGCTTGCCTTACACTATCTTTCCCGCACCGCCTTTCAGCCTCGGTCCCTTCGCTCGCTCATGGCTTCTAGGTTCATCGGACCACCTCTCTTCTCCTCATCCTTCTTCAAGAGTCGGTTCGTCACGACCGTCCGACCCTCATCGCCAAGCCGTCACTAGACCGACTCTCGGCCTTCTAAGCTTACCCCTTCTTTCTAACTGATCCTCGGCTTTCACCATCAATCGCCCTTTCTCCCTTCCGCGTATTAGGTGCCGATCCTTAGCACTTCCCCCATCAAGTCTAAATATCATGttgtaattttttcttcttaaaaaagTGAGCAAAAACCCTTTTGGAATAGCTATAAGCCATATTTGACCATGTTCGACGCAATCGTCTCACAATTGGGGATATGCATGGCGCGGAATCAAGGGGTGACAACTGACTTGTCACTCTAGCTAATTTATCactattcttttttgttttttacctTGCATTGAAAAGCTCACCCACACCATAGTCTGTCTCTCTGCCTCTCTCGGACGTAGTATTACGCTAACTGGTACAAGATCACATTTCGATCACCATTTGTTTTTAATGAATTcgtttatttatatcatttcattaaagaataagaaataataagaCTGTTTCTTGATTGCTTCTTGACTCGTCAAACGTTTTCGAAAAGGACACGGGATGAACCGACTCTTGTAATTACGGATTTATTGTCATTAAACTCGCTCCACTCACCACCGCAATGCCCCACACCTACACTCTCCATTAATTATCAGCCACCAATCCATCAACATTTTGCAAACCAATTTTTTCACCTCTGTTTCTGGAATCCTCAACCCTCACCATAATTACGGACTGTATTCTTGGGTTTTTCTTAAATTTGAGTGATGAAGGCCTTAACCGGGTCACCATCTCTGAAAGTggggtgtttggagaaggaaaGATGGAAACTTTTTTGGTCCCAAAGGCCTGAAATTTGCTTTCTTGGACTGCCCGGTGGGAGGCGTAGTGGTAAATTTAGCTGCTTGTCATCATTTGAACGCAAAAACATTCGGCCCATTTTTGCTGCTTCTTCTGATCTCTCATCATCAGCTTCAAACTCTCAGGTACACACTGTTTTGTGTTTTCTGGTTTCATGTTTTTCTCTTTCTATTATGCTTCTCAATAAGTGGAGATTATTTTACCTGCTGTGGCTGGGGTGCCATTTTTCTCTCATATCCAACTGTGAAGTTGAACCCAAAAATCAGATTTTGCAAAATTGAATCCATAAAGTTAAGCTAGTACAATACTCGAACCCGTGATCTGGCTCTAATACCACTATAGCTAGTAGCATTTgcccaactttatttcttttcaaGACGCTGGGTACTGGACTTGGCTTTTACCAGCCTCGGCCCAACAATAATTTGTACAGTTGATATGAGAATTTACAAAAAagttgatcttttttttttttttttttttgagaagaaagtTGATCTTTTTTATTCTGCAACTTTTCACAGAAGTCAAAAGCATAATGGGGTCTAATGATTGATCTTTTTTATTGTGGATGTATGTGAACCAAAAAGGAAGGACATTTTGAATGATACTGATTATACCATTGTTGTTGACATGCTTATAAATGTaaagaaacaagactaataCTAGTTATCTATTGGCATATGGAAACTAGGTTATACTGACATGAGTTTGTAATTGTGATTAATCCAGACAGAGTTTCAATGTGAAGAAATGGAGTCCACCTCCACAGGTACACTGActtgttaactctactacattTCTATCCACATAAATCTGTCTCCCTTTGAATTTTGTtgtcttagggtgtgtttggttcaaacataGGAATCAGAGTCGGAATAGGAATCAAGTACGTGGTAGTGAAAGTGTTTGGTAGTaaggtggaattggaatgattaccaatattgatgtttggttatgtatgaccttataatcagaataaaggttttaaaaatacaaaaacaaaaaatcaaggcaattgatctTAAGAGTGGTGATGAAGTGAGTAGACAATGCAGTGAGGAAGTCGATCAAGTGAGAAGAGAGAGATGAGTGAGGAGGTGACAAAATGATGAAATGAGGAGGAATAAGACTGTATTAATGGAATGATACCTGATTTAAATTAGGTATGAAATTTTgtaaggggtaatcaaatcatatacctgtgttttaaaaaattgcctTGTGTCTAACAAAACATCCGATTTTCTTCAGATGATTTCAAAACTGCCCGCGTAAAATTTCAATTACAAAGACAGTGCTCGTTTGGCCAGCACTTTTGGGTAGTTGGTGATGATCCCATATTGGGTTCATGGGATCCATCAAATGCAGTGCCGCTCACCTGGTCAGACGGGCATGTTTGGACTGTTGAGATGGTGAGAAGATTTTAATGGTTCCTATGTTAGGGTAGAATATCATTTCAATGGAAAATCTTCTGAACTATAGTATGGTTGTTCCTTTCTGGCTATTTCAGGATTTTCCGTGTGGGAAATCTATCAACTACAAATTCATACTGAAAGGAGCTGGTAATGCTATCTTGTGGCAACCTGGCCCTGATAGGGTTCTAGATGTATGGGAAACAAGCAACACGGTAACAGTTTGTGAAGATTGGGATAATATTGAACTTCGGAAGATTATGGAGGAGGAACTCTTAGCTGGGGAACGAGGAGAATCTCCAACTGATACAGAAGTGCTGATAGCTGAGAATTCGATTCAGGAAAGGATAGACACAGATGCTAATGCAAATGAACCTGTTCAGATAGTTGCGGAAAATATAACTGGTGCTGATGAGGATGTTAATGCTAGTAATGCATCTGGTTCGAGTTCGAATGATGCCACTTATATAGAAGAGACTGTGACATCAGGACCGACTGATTTTGGCAAAAGCGGGACAGCAGTGCACGGTGGGAATTTAAGTTCAAACGGTGAAGCAcgtttagattttgatgaaggGCTCGCTATTTTGGTTCCTGGCTTGCATCAAGTTTTATCGGTGGAGACTGAAGCAATGCCATCAAACGAAATTCAGGTGGAAACTGTTGCTGAAAATTCGCTTGGCCCCCGTGAAGCTGAGGAGTTCAAGTTGCAAGAGGAGCGCTTAGAGGTAACTgctaatatttgaaaaaagNttttttttttttttttttttttgagaagaaagtTGATCTTTTTTATTCTGCAACTTTTCACAGAAGTCAAAAGCATAATGGGGTCTAATGATTGATCTTTTTTATTGTGGATGTATGTGAACCAAAAAGGAAGGACATTTTGAATGATACTGATTATACCATTGTTGTTGACATGCTTATAAATGTaaagaaacaagactaa from Ipomoea triloba cultivar NCNSP0323 chromosome 12, ASM357664v1 encodes the following:
- the LOC115999316 gene encoding uncharacterized protein LOC115999316, translated to MKALTGSPSLKVGCLEKERWKLFWSQRPEICFLGLPGGRRSGKFSCLSSFERKNIRPIFAASSDLSSSASNSQTEFQCEEMESTSTDDFKTARVKFQLQRQCSFGQHFWVVGDDPILGSWDPSNAVPLTWSDGHVWTVEMDFPCGKSINYKFILKGAGNAILWQPGPDRVLDVWETSNTVTVCEDWDNIELRKIMEEELLAGERGESPTDTEVLIAENSIQERIDTDANANEPVQIVAENITGADEDVNASNASGSSSNDATYIEETVTSGPTDFGKSGTAVHGGNLSSNGEARLDFDEGLAILVPGLHQVLSVETEAMPSNEIQVETVAENSLGPREAEEFKLQEERLEVTANI